Proteins encoded together in one Bacteroides ovatus window:
- the fabF gene encoding beta-ketoacyl-ACP synthase II: MELKRVVVTGLGAITPVGNSVPEFWENIVNGVSGAGPITHFDASLFKTQFACEVKDFDATKYIDRKEARKMDLYTQYAIAVAKEAVSDSGLDVEKEDLNKIGVIFGAGIGGIHTFEEEVGNYYTRQEMGPKFNPFFIPKMISDIAAGQISIMYGFHGPNYATCSACATSTNAIADAFNLIRLGKANVIVSGGSEAAIFPAGVGGFNAMHALSTRNDEASKASRPFSASRDGFVMGEGGGCLILEELEHAKARGAKIYAEVAGVGMSADAHHLTASHPEGLGAKLVMINALEDAEMDPKEVDYINVHGTSTPVGDISEAKAIKEVFGDHAFELNISSTKSMTGHLLGAAGAVESIASILAIKNGIVPPTINHEEGDDDENIDYNLNFTFNKAQKREVNVALSNTFGFGGHNACVIFKKYAE, translated from the coding sequence ATGGAATTAAAAAGAGTGGTAGTAACAGGCCTTGGCGCCATTACTCCCGTTGGCAACAGCGTTCCCGAATTTTGGGAAAACATTGTGAACGGGGTTAGTGGAGCAGGGCCTATTACTCATTTTGATGCGTCGTTATTCAAGACCCAATTCGCATGCGAAGTGAAAGACTTCGATGCAACGAAATACATAGACCGCAAAGAAGCAAGAAAGATGGACTTGTATACTCAATATGCCATCGCTGTTGCTAAAGAAGCGGTGAGTGATTCCGGTCTTGACGTCGAGAAAGAAGACTTGAACAAAATCGGTGTTATTTTCGGCGCCGGTATTGGTGGTATACATACATTTGAAGAAGAGGTAGGCAACTACTACACTCGTCAGGAAATGGGTCCGAAGTTTAATCCGTTCTTCATTCCAAAGATGATTTCGGATATTGCAGCCGGACAGATTTCTATCATGTATGGTTTCCATGGTCCTAACTACGCGACCTGTTCAGCATGTGCGACTTCAACCAACGCTATTGCAGATGCCTTCAACCTGATTCGTTTGGGTAAAGCAAATGTAATTGTATCCGGTGGTTCGGAAGCAGCAATCTTCCCGGCAGGTGTAGGCGGTTTCAACGCTATGCACGCCTTGTCAACACGCAACGACGAAGCTTCTAAAGCTTCACGTCCGTTTAGCGCAAGCCGCGATGGTTTCGTTATGGGCGAAGGTGGCGGTTGCTTGATTCTGGAAGAACTGGAACACGCTAAAGCTCGTGGTGCAAAAATCTATGCAGAAGTTGCCGGTGTAGGTATGTCTGCAGATGCACATCACTTGACTGCTTCTCATCCGGAAGGTCTGGGAGCGAAACTGGTGATGATAAATGCACTGGAAGATGCGGAAATGGATCCGAAAGAAGTAGACTATATCAATGTACACGGTACATCTACTCCGGTTGGTGATATTTCAGAAGCAAAAGCAATCAAGGAAGTATTCGGTGATCATGCGTTCGAGTTGAACATCAGTTCAACCAAATCAATGACAGGTCACTTGCTGGGAGCTGCCGGTGCGGTAGAATCTATTGCAAGCATCCTTGCCATTAAGAACGGCATTGTTCCTCCGACTATCAACCACGAAGAAGGTGACGACGACGAGAACATCGACTACAACCTTAATTTCACGTTCAATAAAGCACAGAAACGCGAAGTTAATGTTGCCTTGTCCAATACATTTGGATTTGGTGGTCACAATGCGTGCGTTATCTTCAAGAAATACGCAGAGTAA
- the mnmA gene encoding tRNA 2-thiouridine(34) synthase MnmA, translating to MMEENKRVLLGMSGGTDSSVAAMRLLEAGYEVIGVTFRFYELNGSTEYLEDARNLAERLGIRHITYDAREIFSKQIIEYFVQEYLAGRTPVPCTLCNNYLKWPLLAKIADEMGVFYIATGHYAQNIQLNNTFYITYAADSDKDQTFFLWGLKQDILCRMLLPMGDITKVEARVWAAEHGFQKVATKKDSIGVCFCPMDYRTFLKNWLAQNNEALAEEEQMMGENQALVGSNQAGLNKVKRGRFVDEKGDFIAWHEGYPFYTIGQRRGLGIHLNRPVFVKEINPEKNEVVLASLSALEKTEMWLKDWNLVNQERTLGHSDIIVKIRYRKQENHATITITPDHLLHVQLHEPLTAIAPGQAAAFYKDGLLLGGGIIVNAR from the coding sequence ATGATGGAGGAAAACAAACGAGTATTGCTTGGAATGAGTGGCGGTACAGATAGTTCTGTTGCTGCTATGCGATTGCTGGAAGCCGGTTATGAAGTGATCGGAGTAACCTTCCGTTTTTATGAATTGAATGGCTCGACAGAGTATCTGGAAGATGCCCGTAATCTGGCAGAACGTTTAGGAATACGGCATATAACATACGATGCCCGTGAAATATTCAGTAAACAGATTATTGAATATTTTGTGCAGGAGTATCTGGCAGGACGGACTCCGGTCCCTTGTACATTGTGCAATAATTACCTGAAATGGCCTCTGCTTGCTAAAATTGCCGATGAAATGGGTGTTTTCTATATCGCTACCGGGCATTATGCACAGAATATACAACTAAATAATACCTTTTATATAACATACGCTGCCGACTCGGATAAGGATCAAACCTTCTTTCTATGGGGATTGAAACAAGATATTCTTTGCAGGATGTTGTTGCCGATGGGGGATATTACGAAAGTGGAAGCTCGTGTCTGGGCTGCGGAACATGGGTTCCAGAAGGTGGCAACTAAAAAGGATAGTATAGGCGTTTGTTTTTGCCCAATGGACTATCGAACTTTTCTGAAAAACTGGTTGGCTCAAAATAATGAGGCATTGGCAGAAGAAGAGCAGATGATGGGGGAGAATCAAGCATTGGTTGGAAGTAATCAGGCAGGACTCAATAAAGTGAAACGAGGAAGGTTTGTCGATGAAAAGGGAGATTTTATTGCCTGGCATGAGGGTTATCCTTTTTATACCATTGGACAGAGACGTGGCTTGGGCATTCATTTGAACCGTCCCGTATTTGTGAAAGAGATTAATCCTGAAAAGAACGAAGTAGTATTAGCTTCTCTTTCAGCTCTGGAGAAAACAGAAATGTGGTTGAAAGACTGGAATCTTGTCAATCAGGAGCGTACTTTAGGGCATTCTGACATCATTGTGAAAATACGGTATCGCAAACAGGAAAACCATGCTACGATTACCATTACACCAGATCATCTACTGCATGTGCAACTTCATGAGCCTTTAACCGCCATTGCTCCGGGACAAGCTGCTGCATTCTATAAAGATGGCTTATTATTGGGAGGAGGGATAATAGTCAACGCCCGGTAA
- the purN gene encoding phosphoribosylglycinamide formyltransferase, whose translation MQCFAHFSLFCASNLRVMKKNIAIFASGSGSNAENIIRYFQKNDSVQVSLVLSNKSDAYVLERAHRLGVPSNVFPKEDWIAGDEILAILQEYRIDFVVLAGFLVRVPDLLLHAYPDKIINIHPALLPKFGGKGMYGDRVHEAVVAAGEKESGITIHYINEHYDEGNTIFQATCPVLSTDSPDDVAKKVHALEYEHFPQIIEQVLNNKN comes from the coding sequence ATGCAATGTTTTGCACATTTTTCACTGTTTTGTGCATCGAATTTGAGAGTTATGAAGAAAAACATCGCAATTTTCGCTTCCGGTTCCGGTTCAAATGCCGAGAATATTATCCGGTATTTCCAAAAAAACGATTCCGTTCAGGTTTCGTTGGTGCTTTCTAATAAAAGTGACGCCTATGTTTTGGAACGTGCGCATCGCCTGGGAGTGCCTTCTAACGTGTTTCCAAAGGAGGATTGGATAGCCGGAGATGAAATTTTGGCTATTTTGCAGGAGTACCGCATTGATTTTGTCGTGCTGGCTGGCTTTCTGGTTCGTGTGCCTGATTTACTTTTGCATGCTTATCCCGATAAAATTATAAATATACATCCTGCTCTTCTGCCGAAGTTTGGAGGCAAGGGGATGTATGGTGACCGGGTTCATGAAGCGGTAGTGGCTGCCGGTGAGAAAGAAAGCGGCATTACTATACATTATATAAATGAGCATTACGACGAAGGAAATACGATTTTTCAAGCTACTTGCCCTGTTCTTTCGACTGATTCTCCGGATGATGTAGCTAAGAAGGTGCATGCTTTGGAATATGAACACTTCCCGCAAATCATAGAACAGGTATTAAATAATAAGAATTAA
- a CDS encoding GH3 auxin-responsive promoter family protein, translating to MNITKIISKTFDSRLKQIDLYASQASEIQHRVLSRLTRQAAQTEWGRKYDYSSIRNYEDFRKRVPIQTYEEIKPYVERLRAGEQNLLWPSEIRWFAKSSGTTNDKSKFLPVSKEALEDIHYRGGKDAAALYFRINPDSHFFSGKGLILGGSHSPNLNSNHSLVGDLSAILIQNVNPLINFIRVPSKKIALMSEWETKIEAIANSTIPVNVTSLSGVPSWMLVLIKRVLEKTGKQALEEVWPNLEVFFHGGVAFTPYREQYKQVIQTPKMHYVETYNASEGYFGTQNDLSDPAMLLMIDYGIFYEFVPLEEVGKESPRAYCLEEVELNKNYAMVISTSCGLWRYMIGDTVKFTSKNPYKFVITGRTKHFINAFGEELIVDNAEKGLAKACAETGAQVSEYTAAPVFMDENAKCRHQWLIEFAKMPDSVEKFAAILDATLKEVNSDYEAKRWKDIALQPLEVIVAREGLFHDWLAQRGKLGGQHKVPRLSNTREYIETMLALNDSILSEE from the coding sequence ATGAATATTACAAAAATTATTAGTAAGACTTTCGATTCCCGTTTAAAACAGATAGACCTATATGCTAGTCAGGCTAGTGAGATACAGCATCGTGTGTTAAGCCGCTTAACACGCCAGGCCGCTCAGACTGAATGGGGAAGAAAGTACGATTATTCCTCTATCCGTAACTATGAAGATTTCCGAAAACGTGTTCCTATCCAAACATACGAAGAAATCAAACCTTATGTAGAACGTTTGCGAGCCGGGGAACAGAATCTGCTTTGGCCATCGGAGATACGCTGGTTTGCAAAATCCTCCGGAACGACTAATGATAAAAGTAAATTCCTTCCCGTCAGCAAAGAGGCACTGGAAGACATTCATTACAGAGGAGGAAAAGACGCGGCAGCTCTTTATTTCCGCATCAATCCGGATAGCCATTTTTTCTCCGGCAAGGGACTGATTCTCGGGGGTAGCCATAGTCCGAACCTCAACTCCAACCATAGTTTAGTAGGAGATTTATCCGCTATTCTGATTCAAAATGTGAATCCGCTTATCAATTTCATTCGTGTACCTAGCAAGAAAATTGCATTGATGAGCGAATGGGAGACCAAAATAGAAGCAATCGCCAACAGCACTATTCCGGTAAATGTGACAAGCTTGTCCGGCGTACCGTCGTGGATGCTGGTACTTATCAAACGTGTTCTTGAAAAGACAGGAAAACAGGCTTTGGAAGAAGTATGGCCCAACCTGGAAGTTTTCTTCCACGGTGGAGTGGCTTTCACTCCTTATCGTGAGCAATACAAGCAGGTAATTCAAACACCGAAAATGCATTATGTAGAGACTTATAATGCTTCGGAAGGATATTTTGGAACTCAAAACGACCTCTCTGATCCTGCCATGTTATTAATGATCGACTACGGAATCTTCTACGAATTTGTTCCGCTAGAGGAAGTAGGAAAAGAGAGTCCACGAGCTTATTGCCTTGAAGAAGTCGAGCTCAACAAGAACTATGCAATGGTTATTTCTACTTCTTGCGGCTTATGGAGATACATGATTGGGGATACAGTGAAGTTTACCAGCAAGAATCCCTATAAGTTTGTCATCACAGGAAGAACAAAGCATTTCATCAACGCATTTGGCGAAGAGCTGATTGTCGATAACGCTGAAAAAGGATTGGCAAAGGCTTGTGCCGAAACCGGAGCACAAGTTAGTGAATACACCGCGGCACCTGTATTTATGGATGAGAATGCCAAATGCCGGCACCAGTGGTTAATAGAGTTCGCTAAGATGCCGGATTCAGTAGAAAAATTTGCAGCGATACTTGATGCCACACTGAAGGAGGTCAACTCCGATTATGAGGCGAAACGATGGAAAGATATAGCTCTGCAACCATTGGAAGTAATCGTTGCCCGTGAGGGATTATTCCATGATTGGCTGGCACAGAGAGGAAAGTTGGGAGGACAACACAAAGTCCCCAGATTAAGTAATACGCGCGAATATATAGAAACAATGTTAGCGCTGAATGACAGCATTCTTTCGGAAGAATAA
- a CDS encoding DEAD/DEAH box helicase, whose product MKERPTNGQVIIVFTDHPILGILLIPYIAEKLDDGTLQLVEQAFHASPEAMSKMSESERQAIHIASYYTEKHLMRVYSREKTVSRFLHKLSEDPERIKNDIRPSIEKKLLEMLILIRDNGLPFYQKQAGSKILYAHHAYHINPHNAEIRVTFHVDNKTFRYQLQCYYEGQPFSLSELKPVVVLTSAPATLLLGMELYFFPHIESARILPFTKKRSISVDASQIEKYIDNIVIPIARYHEIETHGLSIMEEKCPCEAILSFEDTTYNGQALQLGFRYGDQTFTSDSALEMKKIIYRKTSGEIFFFRRNITAEEQVVQLLTDAGLQQLNNTHFSLSPEAPEKTIVEWINSHREMLQQSFHLTSNMGNTPYCLDEIRIEQSCDDEVDWFELHITVVIGNLRIPFSRFRKHILEEKREYLLPDGRMILLPEEWFSKYANLLEMGIQTEKGIRLKHTFVGAAQTALGEEELKKFPVKQQIQNIAVPKNLKATLRPYQQKGFSWMVHLHKQGFGGCLADDMGLGKTLQTLTLLQYIYKPSTPRQPATLIVVPTSLLHNWRREAKRFTALSMAEYNNTMAIDKEQPEKFFGHFHLIFTTYGMMRNNIDILCSYRFEYIVLDESQNIKNSESLTFRSAIRLQSKHRLVLTGTPIENSLKDLWAQFHFIQPDLLGTENAFQKQFIMPIRQGNARAKVLLQQLTAPFILRRSKKEVAPELPALTEETIYCDMTEEQNTCYEQEKNSLRNILLQHPQSTDRLHSFSVLNGILRLRQLSCHPQLILPDYTGTSGKTAQIIETFDTLQSEGHKVLIFSSFVRHLEVLAEAFHERGWKYALLTGSTNNRPSEIAHFTDQKDVQAFLISLKAGGVGLNLTQADYVFIIDPWWNPAAESQAIARAHRIGQDKQVIAYRFITQNSIEEKILHLQDEKRKLAETFVTDSEPLPILSNEQWVDLL is encoded by the coding sequence ATGAAAGAGAGACCAACTAACGGACAAGTTATAATCGTTTTCACAGACCATCCGATACTCGGCATATTGCTGATTCCCTATATTGCGGAAAAGCTGGACGATGGTACCTTGCAATTGGTAGAACAAGCATTTCACGCCTCTCCCGAAGCTATGAGCAAGATGAGTGAGTCAGAAAGACAAGCTATTCATATCGCCTCTTATTATACAGAGAAGCATCTAATGAGAGTCTACTCCCGCGAAAAAACAGTATCGCGTTTTTTACATAAATTATCCGAAGATCCGGAACGAATAAAGAATGATATCCGTCCATCTATCGAAAAGAAACTGTTGGAAATGCTGATACTGATACGGGACAACGGACTGCCTTTTTATCAGAAACAAGCCGGCAGTAAAATACTATACGCCCATCATGCCTATCACATAAATCCTCATAATGCAGAAATTCGTGTAACGTTTCATGTTGACAATAAAACGTTTCGTTATCAGTTGCAGTGCTATTATGAAGGACAGCCATTCTCTTTAAGTGAGTTGAAACCTGTGGTTGTACTGACATCCGCACCAGCCACGCTATTATTGGGAATGGAGCTATACTTCTTTCCGCACATTGAAAGCGCACGCATCTTACCTTTTACAAAGAAAAGATCGATCAGCGTAGACGCTTCCCAAATTGAAAAATACATAGATAACATTGTTATCCCGATTGCTCGTTATCATGAAATCGAGACTCACGGTTTGAGTATAATGGAAGAGAAATGCCCCTGTGAAGCAATTCTCTCATTCGAAGATACCACGTACAACGGACAAGCATTGCAGCTTGGTTTCCGTTATGGAGATCAGACATTTACATCGGATAGTGCCCTTGAAATGAAAAAAATCATTTATCGGAAAACATCCGGTGAAATCTTCTTTTTTCGCCGGAACATTACTGCTGAAGAACAAGTCGTTCAGCTCTTAACGGATGCAGGCCTGCAACAACTCAATAATACACATTTCAGCCTATCCCCTGAAGCTCCGGAGAAAACGATCGTCGAATGGATCAACAGCCATCGGGAGATGTTGCAGCAGTCCTTCCATCTCACCAGCAATATGGGAAACACACCTTATTGCCTGGACGAGATACGCATCGAGCAAAGTTGTGACGATGAGGTCGACTGGTTTGAATTGCACATCACCGTTGTTATCGGCAATCTACGTATTCCTTTTTCACGCTTCCGCAAACATATCCTGGAGGAAAAGAGAGAATATCTGTTACCTGATGGCCGCATGATTCTCCTGCCAGAGGAATGGTTCAGCAAATATGCGAATTTACTAGAGATGGGAATTCAAACGGAAAAAGGAATCCGCTTGAAACATACATTTGTAGGTGCCGCACAGACCGCCTTAGGTGAAGAGGAATTAAAGAAATTTCCGGTGAAGCAACAGATACAAAATATTGCCGTACCCAAAAACCTCAAAGCAACGTTACGTCCCTATCAGCAGAAAGGATTCTCATGGATGGTACATTTGCATAAACAAGGATTTGGCGGATGCCTGGCAGATGACATGGGGCTTGGGAAGACACTCCAAACTCTTACTCTATTACAGTATATATATAAACCATCTACCCCCAGACAACCGGCTACCCTGATCGTTGTCCCCACATCGCTACTTCATAACTGGCGACGGGAAGCCAAACGCTTTACAGCACTCTCGATGGCGGAATACAACAACACCATGGCTATAGACAAGGAACAACCGGAAAAATTCTTCGGTCATTTTCACTTGATCTTTACGACGTATGGCATGATGAGGAATAACATTGATATACTCTGTTCATACCGTTTCGAATACATCGTGCTCGATGAAAGCCAGAATATCAAAAATAGCGAATCGCTCACCTTCCGGTCAGCCATTCGACTACAAAGTAAACACCGGCTTGTACTTACTGGCACTCCCATCGAAAACTCATTAAAGGACCTGTGGGCTCAATTTCACTTTATACAACCAGACTTACTGGGTACGGAAAATGCTTTCCAAAAGCAGTTTATAATGCCGATTCGTCAGGGGAATGCCCGTGCAAAAGTATTATTGCAACAACTGACAGCCCCATTTATCCTCCGTAGAAGCAAGAAAGAGGTAGCTCCGGAACTTCCGGCACTTACCGAAGAGACCATCTACTGCGACATGACTGAAGAGCAGAATACTTGTTACGAACAGGAGAAAAACAGCCTGCGCAACATCCTTCTTCAGCATCCTCAAAGTACCGACAGGCTTCATTCGTTTAGTGTATTAAATGGCATCTTACGTTTACGACAACTATCTTGCCACCCGCAACTTATCCTTCCCGACTATACCGGAACATCCGGAAAAACGGCACAGATAATCGAAACATTCGATACGCTACAGAGCGAAGGCCACAAAGTTTTAATTTTCTCCTCATTCGTCAGACATCTGGAGGTGCTCGCCGAAGCTTTCCACGAACGGGGTTGGAAATATGCCTTATTAACAGGATCGACCAACAACCGTCCTTCCGAAATCGCCCATTTCACCGATCAAAAAGACGTCCAGGCATTCCTGATTTCACTAAAAGCAGGAGGCGTGGGACTTAATCTGACTCAAGCCGACTATGTATTTATCATAGACCCCTGGTGGAATCCTGCCGCCGAATCGCAGGCGATCGCCCGCGCCCATCGTATCGGGCAGGACAAGCAAGTAATTGCTTACCGCTTCATTACCCAAAACAGTATCGAAGAAAAGATTCTTCACCTACAAGATGAGAAACGGAAACTGGCAGAAACATTTGTTACTGATAGTGAGCCATTACCTATATTAAGCAACGAGCAATGGGTAGACCTGCTCTAA
- the rnc gene encoding ribonuclease III — MRALSSRNTQSNIVLRNEIDKIRLLFRKDRESYLCFYRILGFYPRNIQLYEQALLHKSTSVRSDKGRPLNNERLEFLGDAILDAIVGDIVYKRFEGKREGFLTNTRSKIVQRETLNKLAVEIGLDKLIKYSTRSSSHNSYMYGNAFEAFIGAIYLDQGYERCKLFMEQRIINRYIDLDKISRKEVNFKSKLIEWSQKNKMEVSFELIEQFLDHDSNPVFQTEVRIEGLPAGTGTGYSKKESQQNAAQMAIKKVKEPTFMSTIEEIKIQHSATETETEMEVELATGSDTELATELENELETELNANPEIKPENVSEENILVDEISTVQDTEAPATNQNKSPCDDPESPNRDLQ; from the coding sequence ATGCGTGCGTTATCTTCAAGAAATACGCAGAGTAATATCGTGTTACGTAACGAAATAGATAAGATAAGGCTCTTGTTCCGCAAGGATAGAGAGTCTTATCTTTGTTTTTACCGGATACTCGGGTTCTACCCGCGCAATATCCAGCTTTATGAGCAGGCTCTCCTGCACAAATCGACTTCTGTCCGCTCCGACAAGGGACGTCCTCTCAACAATGAACGGCTGGAGTTTTTAGGTGACGCCATCCTCGACGCCATCGTGGGAGATATTGTCTACAAACGTTTCGAAGGGAAACGGGAAGGTTTCCTGACCAATACACGTTCCAAGATCGTACAACGAGAGACGTTGAACAAGTTGGCCGTTGAAATCGGCCTGGATAAGCTCATCAAGTATTCTACCCGCTCCTCTTCTCACAACAGCTACATGTATGGAAATGCTTTTGAGGCGTTCATCGGAGCTATTTATCTGGATCAGGGATATGAACGCTGCAAACTGTTTATGGAACAACGGATCATTAACCGTTATATCGATCTGGATAAAATATCCCGAAAAGAGGTTAACTTCAAATCCAAGCTTATCGAATGGAGCCAAAAGAACAAAATGGAGGTTTCCTTTGAATTAATCGAGCAGTTTCTCGATCATGACAGTAACCCTGTATTCCAAACTGAAGTACGTATTGAAGGACTTCCGGCAGGAACAGGTACGGGGTATTCCAAGAAGGAATCTCAACAGAATGCCGCCCAGATGGCTATAAAGAAAGTAAAGGAACCGACATTTATGTCAACCATCGAGGAGATTAAAATACAACATTCGGCAACTGAAACGGAAACAGAAATGGAAGTTGAACTTGCGACAGGTTCTGATACTGAATTGGCAACCGAGCTTGAGAATGAACTCGAAACCGAACTGAATGCAAATCCCGAGATAAAACCAGAGAATGTTTCAGAAGAAAACATCCTCGTCGATGAGATTTCCACAGTACAGGACACAGAAGCTCCGGCAACTAACCAAAACAAATCCCCATGCGACGACCCTGAATCACCAAATCGTGATCTTCAGTAA
- a CDS encoding acyl carrier protein yields the protein MSEIASRVKAIIVDKLGVEESEVTNEASFTNDLGADSLDTVELIMEFEKEFGISIPDDQAEKIGTVGDAVSYIEEHAK from the coding sequence ATGTCTGAAATTGCATCAAGAGTAAAAGCGATTATCGTTGATAAATTAGGCGTAGAAGAATCAGAAGTTACTAACGAAGCAAGCTTCACTAACGACCTGGGAGCAGATTCTCTTGACACTGTAGAACTTATCATGGAATTCGAAAAAGAATTCGGTATCTCTATTCCTGATGACCAAGCAGAAAAGATTGGTACTGTAGGTGATGCTGTATCTTATATCGAAGAACACGCTAAGTAA
- a CDS encoding ATP-dependent 6-phosphofructokinase: protein MRIGILTSGGDCPGINATIRGVCKTAINYYGMEVVGIHSGFQGLLTKDVESITDKSLSGLLNLGGTMLGTSREKPFKKGGVVSDVDKPSLILQNIHEIGLDCVVCIGGNGTQKTAAKFVAMGVNIVSVPKTIDNDIWGTDISFGFDSAVSIATDAIDRLHSTASSHKRVMVIEVMGHKAGWIALYSGMAGGGDVILVPEIAYNIKNIGNTILERLKKGKPYSIVVVAEGIQTDGRKRAAEYIAQEIEYETGIETRETVLGYIQRGGSPTPFDRNLSTRMGGHATELIANGQFGRMVTLKGDDIASIPLEEVAGKLKLVTEDHDLVIQGRRMGICFG, encoded by the coding sequence ATGAGAATTGGAATCTTAACATCCGGCGGGGACTGTCCCGGTATTAATGCCACGATTCGTGGCGTGTGCAAAACTGCCATCAATTATTACGGAATGGAAGTGGTAGGTATTCACAGCGGTTTTCAGGGCTTGCTGACTAAAGATGTCGAATCTATTACAGACAAGTCGCTCTCCGGTTTGCTCAATCTGGGTGGAACGATGTTAGGAACTTCTCGTGAGAAGCCTTTCAAAAAAGGAGGCGTTGTCTCTGATGTTGACAAACCGTCTTTAATTCTTCAGAATATCCATGAAATTGGGCTGGATTGTGTCGTTTGTATCGGTGGAAATGGAACGCAGAAGACTGCAGCCAAGTTTGTTGCAATGGGAGTTAACATCGTATCTGTTCCTAAAACCATTGATAATGATATTTGGGGCACGGACATCTCTTTTGGTTTCGACTCGGCGGTAAGTATTGCTACTGATGCCATCGACCGTCTACATTCCACCGCAAGCTCTCATAAAAGGGTGATGGTGATTGAAGTGATGGGGCATAAGGCTGGCTGGATTGCTTTGTATTCCGGTATGGCAGGAGGAGGGGATGTGATTCTCGTTCCTGAAATCGCTTATAACATTAAAAATATTGGCAATACGATTCTGGAAAGACTAAAGAAAGGCAAACCCTATTCTATTGTAGTGGTAGCGGAAGGAATTCAGACTGACGGGCGTAAACGTGCTGCTGAATATATCGCGCAGGAAATTGAATATGAAACTGGTATAGAAACTCGCGAAACAGTTCTGGGGTATATTCAGCGTGGTGGTTCGCCTACTCCTTTCGACCGCAATCTTTCTACCCGCATGGGCGGGCATGCAACAGAATTGATAGCCAATGGCCAATTCGGGCGTATGGTGACTTTAAAAGGAGACGATATAGCATCTATTCCTCTTGAAGAAGTTGCAGGAAAACTGAAATTGGTTACTGAAGATCACGATTTGGTGATTCAGGGTCGTCGCATGGGGATTTGTTTTGGTTAG
- the pdxB gene encoding 4-phosphoerythronate dehydrogenase PdxB — protein sequence MKIIIDNKIPYIKEAVQRIADEVVYAPGKDFTPELVRDADALIVRTRTHCNRDLLEGSRVKFIATATIGFDHIDTEYCKQAGIEWTNAPGCNSASVAQYIQSSLLVWKSVRNKRLNELTIGIIGVGNVGSKVAKVAQDFGMRVLLNDLPREEKEGAERFSSLEKIAEECDIITFHVPLYKEGKYKTFHLADEVFFQSLKRKPVIINTSRGEVIQTDALLKALNSRMISDAIIDVWEHEPEINRDLLEKTFIGTPHIAGYSADGKANATRMSLDAICNFFQIKGDYEINAPALVSPIIHAKNHEEAVLQMYNPTEDSNRLKNQPELFETLRGDYPLRREEKAYIIKY from the coding sequence ATGAAAATTATTATCGACAATAAAATACCTTATATAAAAGAAGCGGTACAGAGAATAGCCGATGAGGTAGTTTATGCACCGGGGAAAGATTTCACTCCGGAGCTCGTACGGGATGCGGATGCACTTATTGTCCGTACCCGCACACATTGCAACCGGGATTTATTGGAAGGTAGTCGAGTGAAATTCATAGCGACGGCAACCATAGGTTTCGACCATATTGATACGGAGTATTGCAAACAGGCCGGTATCGAATGGACGAATGCACCGGGATGTAATTCGGCTTCTGTCGCCCAATATATACAGTCATCGCTTCTTGTATGGAAGTCCGTCAGGAATAAAAGACTGAATGAACTGACGATTGGAATCATAGGAGTAGGAAATGTCGGAAGTAAAGTAGCTAAAGTTGCCCAGGATTTTGGCATGCGTGTTTTATTGAATGATTTGCCACGGGAAGAAAAAGAAGGTGCAGAACGATTCTCTTCACTGGAGAAAATAGCGGAAGAGTGTGACATCATCACTTTTCACGTACCTTTATATAAGGAAGGAAAGTATAAAACGTTCCACTTGGCGGATGAAGTTTTCTTTCAGTCACTCAAACGGAAACCTGTTATCATCAATACCTCACGGGGAGAAGTCATCCAGACTGATGCTCTTTTAAAAGCCTTGAACAGCCGGATGATTTCGGATGCCATCATTGACGTATGGGAGCATGAACCGGAAATCAACCGTGATCTACTGGAAAAGACATTTATCGGAACTCCTCACATTGCAGGTTACTCTGCAGATGGAAAAGCAAACGCCACACGTATGTCATTGGATGCCATCTGCAATTTTTTCCAAATAAAAGGGGATTATGAAATTAACGCACCCGCACTTGTCTCCCCCATTATTCATGCAAAAAACCACGAAGAAGCAGTCCTCCAAATGTATAATCCAACCGAAGACAGCAACCGGCTAAAAAATCAACCGGAGCTATTCGAAACCCTACGCGGAGATTATCCTTTGCGGAGAGAAGAGAAAGCATACATTATTAAGTATTAG